The stretch of DNA AGGCGCGCCGGACGCGAGCGATGGCGTGCCGCTGGCCGGGGGAGAGCGTCTCGCGGGGATCGAGGCACCAGACGCCGCGCACCAGGCCCTGCGCGCGGAGCACTTCGTGGATGCCGGGAATGCTGCCGGCGAATCCGTGCGCGGCGTCGAAGATGGCGGCGTTGGCGATCGTCAGGGCCGACCCCATGGCGAGTAGCGACGCGGGGACGACGCGCCGCGCGCGGGCACGTTTGGCGTCGCGCAGCAGGGCAACGGCGTGTTGTGTCCACACCGCCCATTGCCCGAGCAGGCCGCCGTCCATCCACCGCTCGCGCATCGTGCCGCCCACCGCGATGCGGAACGGCGTGACGAGATCGGCCACGATATTGTCATCGTTGCCGGTGTAGAGCGCGACGTCATCGCGTCCCGATTCGACCACGGCGCGCACCACGTCGTGCGTGGCGTACCGGTTGAAGGGCGCCACCTTGACGGCCCACAGGCCCGGCAGTTCGCAGAGTTCTCGCCAGAAGGCGTGCGACAGCACGGGGCCGCCGACGGCGGGTTGCAGGTAGAACCCGAACAGCGGCATGACTTCGGAGACGGCTCGGCAGTGGTGCACGAGCGCGCGGTGGTTGCCGGAATCGAGGCCGGCCAGACTCACGAGGGCGAGGTCGTAGCCCAGGGCGCGGGCGATGGAGGCCTCGGCCACGGCTTGCCGGACGGGACCGCACACGCCGGCGACCAATGCGAACGCGCGGCGCGAGGGCGGGAGCGCGGCGCGCGCTGTTTCTGCGGCCAGCTCGAGTACGGGGCGGAACATGCCGTGGCGGCGGATGGCGAACTGCGTGGTGTGCACGCCGACGGCGATCCCGCCGGCGCCGGCGTCCACATAGTAGCGGGTGAGCGCGCGCTGGTGGCGCTCGTCGAGGGTGCGCCGCGGCGTGAGGGCGAGCGGATGGGCCGGGATCACCTGGCCTTCGCGCAGATGGGCGCGCAGGCCGCTCATCAGAACGCTCCGTCGCGCACGTCGAACCGCGTGGGCTTGCCGAGCAGCGGGCGCCCGGCGCGGACCCAGTCTGCCACCCAGTCGATCATGGTGGCGAGCGGCATCGCCGGCGGCGCGAGCAGGTCCCGCATGCGGACGGTGTCGCTGAGCAGCG from Gemmatimonadaceae bacterium encodes:
- a CDS encoding dihydrodipicolinate synthase family protein; translation: MSGLRAHLREGQVIPAHPLALTPRRTLDERHQRALTRYYVDAGAGGIAVGVHTTQFAIRRHGMFRPVLELAAETARAALPPSRRAFALVAGVCGPVRQAVAEASIARALGYDLALVSLAGLDSGNHRALVHHCRAVSEVMPLFGFYLQPAVGGPVLSHAFWRELCELPGLWAVKVAPFNRYATHDVVRAVVESGRDDVALYTGNDDNIVADLVTPFRIAVGGTMRERWMDGGLLGQWAVWTQHAVALLRDAKRARARRVVPASLLAMGSALTIANAAIFDAAHGFAGSIPGIHEVLRAQGLVRGVWCLDPRETLSPGQRHAIARVRRAYPTLGDDAFVRDNLERWLS